The Mucilaginibacter mallensis genome has a segment encoding these proteins:
- a CDS encoding TonB-dependent receptor produces MKLRLHLFLLGAFLSVCTPLFAQTLTGTVTSAGKPVEAGTVLAMPSAAGTSTNAAGAYSLSLKAGTYKVTFSAVGYEKKTVSVVITDGKNVLNVELPASSESLKEVVVLGNRGAGRTKVESPVPVDVVNISQVNQTTAKPDLMSQLNQQVPSFNYNKQSGGDGSDAIDFASLRGLGFDETLVLVNGKRRHQSAFVNEVGTRGRGNSGTDLNAIPEASIDHVEILRDGASAQYGSDAIAGVINIVLKKDTNHLTINAGFSGYNDQKYNTLNYSDPAAYYTGKKFDGQTFTLGADYGVAIGKNGGFLNVGGNYENEGKTFRDDPNGAISRERRAFGDGSVASGGGMYNMEIPIKGTNTVFYSFGGYNYKHSNVYAYTRSWNYDNGLRANPTKFPTDAAGNLIFVPGIMKIDAPAGAAYNPDNVYYDPQEDVYIKDMSAAFGFRGTTASKWDWDISDNTGRNDFHYFGDNTFNASLPYVAGQPIQTRFDDGGFNFLQNTANVDITKRFAHVAQGLQVSFGGEFRYERYQLYAGEPNSYIDGGAKLPGLGSKGQDTLYSKASGSEGYPGYTPSQATVASRTNEGFYAEGALDVTQQWLIDGAARVEHYSDFGGESSFKFATRYKLTDNFNLRGSISSGFRAPTLQQINFSNTNTNIVSGNLYYTTLVSTVSAAAKAAEIPKLTPETSVNYSLGFAWQPLHNLTVTVDGYDIKIKNRIVISGTYNTGDPALGNINTPGTINYILQAQNSQQAQFFANAVNTTNKGVDIVIDYKKRWGNSHFNALLAGNIQNLHIDQIHIPASLKKTPSDSASFFDDREQYFLKASAPAAKFTLNLEYGINKFAFGTHLTYYGDVKELGFGEVSPAPSAPDQYFPSVYLDGTTTPVPEIFNFSPKITTDLYVSYKIRKNIAWTLGVDNLFNVHPDTDLVKGSINPTSGTSSFGDSESGGPFEAVQMGFNGMRLYTKFTLNF; encoded by the coding sequence ATGAAATTACGTTTACATTTATTCCTTTTAGGGGCATTCCTATCGGTTTGCACCCCGCTTTTTGCACAAACCCTCACGGGTACGGTAACAAGTGCCGGTAAGCCTGTTGAAGCTGGCACAGTACTGGCAATGCCATCGGCAGCAGGTACTTCAACCAACGCGGCAGGTGCTTATTCCCTTTCATTAAAAGCAGGCACTTATAAAGTAACCTTTTCGGCTGTAGGGTACGAAAAGAAAACAGTTAGTGTGGTTATTACTGACGGCAAAAATGTATTGAACGTGGAGTTACCTGCTTCCTCAGAATCATTAAAGGAAGTGGTGGTATTGGGTAACCGTGGTGCCGGGCGCACAAAAGTTGAATCACCGGTGCCGGTAGATGTGGTAAACATAAGCCAGGTGAACCAAACAACGGCCAAACCCGACCTGATGAGCCAGCTGAATCAGCAGGTGCCATCATTTAACTACAACAAGCAAAGCGGTGGCGACGGATCTGACGCGATAGATTTTGCCAGCTTACGCGGCCTCGGTTTTGATGAAACACTGGTATTAGTTAATGGTAAACGCCGCCACCAATCAGCCTTTGTGAACGAAGTGGGTACCCGTGGTCGTGGTAATAGTGGTACTGACTTAAATGCTATACCCGAGGCCTCAATTGATCATGTGGAGATATTGCGCGACGGTGCATCGGCACAATATGGTTCTGACGCGATAGCGGGTGTTATTAACATCGTACTAAAAAAAGATACTAACCATTTAACCATTAACGCGGGCTTTAGCGGTTATAACGATCAGAAGTATAATACGCTGAATTACTCAGATCCTGCTGCTTATTACACCGGTAAAAAATTCGACGGGCAAACATTTACCCTCGGCGCTGATTATGGCGTTGCCATAGGTAAGAATGGCGGCTTTTTAAATGTTGGTGGTAATTATGAGAATGAGGGCAAAACCTTTAGGGATGACCCTAATGGTGCAATAAGCCGTGAGCGCAGGGCCTTTGGCGATGGTTCGGTTGCCTCAGGTGGTGGTATGTACAATATGGAGATACCTATAAAAGGTACTAATACCGTATTTTACTCTTTTGGCGGCTACAATTACAAGCATTCCAATGTTTATGCCTATACCCGCAGCTGGAACTATGATAACGGGCTGCGCGCTAATCCAACAAAATTCCCTACTGATGCCGCTGGTAACTTAATATTTGTACCGGGCATTATGAAGATAGATGCTCCCGCAGGTGCAGCATATAATCCAGACAACGTATACTACGACCCGCAGGAGGATGTGTACATTAAGGATATGTCGGCTGCGTTTGGTTTCAGGGGAACTACGGCAAGCAAATGGGATTGGGATATCAGTGATAATACCGGCAGAAACGATTTCCATTACTTTGGTGATAATACTTTTAATGCCTCATTGCCTTATGTGGCTGGTCAGCCAATACAAACCCGTTTTGATGATGGCGGATTTAACTTCTTACAAAACACTGCTAATGTTGATATAACCAAGCGCTTTGCCCATGTTGCACAAGGCTTGCAAGTATCGTTTGGTGGCGAGTTCAGGTACGAGCGTTACCAGTTATATGCAGGCGAGCCTAACTCTTATATTGATGGTGGCGCTAAGTTACCGGGCTTAGGGTCAAAGGGCCAGGATACCTTGTATTCCAAAGCTTCAGGCTCTGAAGGTTACCCAGGTTATACCCCAAGCCAGGCAACTGTGGCATCACGTACCAATGAAGGATTTTATGCTGAAGGTGCCCTGGATGTTACCCAGCAATGGCTGATTGATGGTGCTGCCCGTGTTGAGCATTACTCTGATTTTGGCGGCGAAAGCTCATTTAAATTTGCAACACGTTATAAGCTGACTGATAACTTTAACCTGCGTGGTTCAATAAGCTCAGGTTTTCGCGCACCTACGTTGCAACAGATCAACTTTAGCAATACCAATACCAATATAGTAAGTGGTAACTTGTATTATACAACGCTGGTATCAACGGTATCGGCGGCGGCAAAAGCGGCAGAGATCCCTAAGCTAACCCCTGAAACATCAGTTAACTATAGCTTAGGTTTTGCTTGGCAGCCATTACATAACTTAACCGTTACTGTTGATGGGTACGATATTAAGATCAAGAACAGGATAGTTATATCCGGTACCTATAACACCGGCGACCCTGCATTGGGTAACATAAATACACCGGGTACTATCAATTATATATTGCAGGCCCAGAACTCGCAACAGGCGCAGTTTTTTGCTAACGCGGTAAACACTACCAATAAAGGTGTTGATATTGTGATAGATTACAAAAAACGTTGGGGTAACAGCCATTTCAACGCTTTATTGGCAGGCAACATCCAAAACCTGCATATCGATCAGATACATATCCCGGCATCACTTAAAAAAACTCCTTCTGATAGCGCGTCCTTCTTTGATGACAGGGAACAGTATTTCCTGAAAGCCAGTGCTCCGGCTGCTAAATTTACCCTGAACCTGGAATATGGCATAAATAAATTCGCGTTCGGTACGCACCTTACTTATTATGGTGATGTAAAAGAACTGGGTTTTGGCGAGGTTAGTCCGGCACCGAGTGCTCCTGACCAATATTTCCCTTCGGTATATCTGGATGGCACTACCACCCCGGTACCGGAAATCTTCAACTTTTCACCTAAGATCACTACCGATCTATATGTATCATACAAAATCCGTAAGAACATAGCGTGGACATTAGGTGTGGACAACCTGTTTAACGTACACCCTGATACCGACCTGGTTAAAGGTTCGATTAATCCTACCAGCGGCACCAGCTCTTTTGGCGACAGCGAATCGGGCGGTCCGTTTGAGGCAGTACAAATGGGCTTTAATGGTATGCGCTTATACACCAAATTTACATTGAATTTTTAA
- a CDS encoding outer membrane beta-barrel protein, translated as MAQTASYTKPKKHKFAVYAGFGPNYYFNNLALGKSYVNDFNYSFTGRVMWEPEHLLSLGVESGYFRLYTYNTPEPNKVHIANTAIPIQIVVSMRVLQNFYVNFAMGQAVLLNKIHMENNGDFSASSFSVADFSGTLGYRHKLSNRFSISAETKYYYSGGFVDRNIALLFVGGYRF; from the coding sequence ATGGCTCAAACTGCCAGTTATACTAAACCGAAGAAACACAAGTTTGCTGTTTACGCGGGATTTGGGCCCAATTACTATTTCAACAACCTGGCGCTTGGCAAAAGTTATGTTAATGATTTTAATTACTCATTTACAGGCAGGGTAATGTGGGAGCCCGAGCATTTATTAAGTCTGGGTGTAGAGAGTGGCTATTTCAGGTTATATACCTACAATACACCCGAGCCCAATAAGGTTCATATTGCCAACACGGCTATCCCGATACAGATAGTGGTATCTATGCGGGTTTTACAAAACTTCTATGTTAATTTTGCTATGGGGCAAGCTGTATTGCTTAACAAGATCCATATGGAGAACAATGGCGACTTTAGCGCATCCAGCTTTTCAGTAGCTGATTTTTCGGGAACGCTCGGTTACCGGCATAAACTCAGCAACAGGTTTTCTATTAGTGCAGAGACTAAATATTATTACTCCGGAGGTTTTGTTGATAGAAATATTGCCTTGCTTTTTGTGGGCGGATACAGGTTTTAA
- a CDS encoding metallophosphoesterase family protein produces the protein MSIIYCPVSVIAQQKSPVIAFASDTQAPLFIETIIRKTDHNEKATELIFKDIVSVHPAALFILGDVVSLGYSDDKWKKMDTYLKWCADDTIPVYAVLGNHELMLNASEGRRQFQSRFPMHSETGYSEVIDSVAVILLNSNFSEMKDSEIVKQDNWYSRTLKQMDNDPAIKFIIVGCHHSPYSNSKVVGPSLPVQQKFVPAFIASKKCVLFLSGHSHNFERFKVQGKYFLVIGGGGGPHQPFYKTKELTHDLSHDYKPMFHYLEVKRCRDSLQITSRELKNDFSGFDDGLKFSVTNN, from the coding sequence ATGAGCATTATATATTGCCCAGTTTCAGTAATCGCGCAGCAAAAAAGTCCTGTCATAGCATTTGCCAGCGATACGCAGGCTCCCCTGTTTATTGAAACGATCATCCGCAAAACAGATCATAACGAAAAGGCTACGGAATTAATTTTTAAGGATATTGTTTCCGTTCATCCTGCCGCATTATTTATTCTTGGTGATGTGGTATCATTAGGCTATAGCGATGATAAATGGAAAAAGATGGACACCTACCTTAAATGGTGCGCCGATGATACCATTCCGGTTTATGCAGTGCTGGGCAATCATGAGCTGATGCTCAATGCCAGTGAGGGAAGACGGCAGTTTCAATCGAGGTTCCCGATGCATAGTGAAACCGGTTATAGCGAGGTAATTGACTCTGTGGCTGTAATACTGTTAAACTCCAATTTCAGCGAGATGAAGGATTCTGAGATCGTTAAACAGGATAACTGGTATAGCCGCACCTTAAAACAAATGGATAACGACCCGGCCATTAAATTTATAATAGTCGGCTGCCATCATTCGCCTTACTCAAACAGTAAGGTTGTTGGCCCGTCATTGCCGGTACAGCAAAAATTTGTTCCGGCTTTTATAGCTTCAAAAAAGTGTGTGCTGTTCCTTTCGGGGCATTCACACAATTTTGAACGCTTTAAAGTACAGGGTAAATATTTTTTAGTGATAGGCGGAGGAGGGGGCCCTCATCAGCCCTTCTATAAAACCAAAGAGCTAACGCATGATCTTTCGCATGACTATAAACCAATGTTCCATTATCTTGAGGTAAAGCGCTGCCGCGATTCGTTGCAAATCACATCGCGTGAGCTAAAAAATGATTTTTCCGGCTTTGATGATGGCTTGAAATTTAGCGTGACGAATAATTAA
- a CDS encoding transposase, with amino-acid sequence MKYKVFIGIDVSKLTIDVHLHGIGASKTFSNEEKGFALFLSWVKKYSKQSEPAEMIICFEHTGMYSIKLATYLNDIGIPFAMLPALQIKQSIGIRRGKNDQIDAQRIAEYAWLHRETIQATLLPAKSILKLQSLLTLRNRLVCDRGGYEATWKEQKKALEGKEHKGIFQVYKSLIMNLTVQVKKIEEQIKAVIESDETVKLNYQLLTSIKCVGPVLAANMIAYTHNFTRFATWRKFACYVGTAPFEHQSGTSIKGRTRVSSLSNKQLKKLIHMVAICACAYNPEMKSYYKRRVSEGKNKMSTLNVIRNKIISRMFAVVNRGSCYVDLMKYAA; translated from the coding sequence ATGAAATACAAAGTATTTATCGGAATCGATGTATCAAAGCTTACTATTGATGTCCACCTGCACGGAATCGGTGCTTCTAAAACATTCAGTAACGAGGAAAAAGGATTTGCTTTATTTTTAAGTTGGGTAAAAAAGTATAGTAAACAATCGGAACCGGCGGAGATGATCATCTGCTTCGAACATACCGGTATGTATTCAATTAAACTTGCCACCTATCTAAATGATATTGGAATCCCATTCGCTATGCTTCCTGCGCTTCAAATCAAACAATCTATAGGGATCAGAAGAGGAAAGAATGACCAGATCGATGCACAAAGAATCGCTGAATATGCTTGGCTACACCGCGAAACCATTCAGGCAACTCTATTACCAGCCAAAAGTATTCTCAAACTTCAGTCGTTGCTTACATTACGAAATCGCTTGGTATGCGATCGTGGAGGGTATGAAGCCACATGGAAAGAACAGAAAAAGGCATTGGAAGGAAAAGAGCACAAGGGGATATTTCAAGTTTATAAAAGCCTGATAATGAACCTAACGGTGCAAGTTAAAAAGATTGAAGAACAAATAAAGGCGGTGATAGAAAGTGATGAAACAGTTAAATTAAACTATCAATTACTGACCAGTATTAAGTGTGTAGGACCTGTACTGGCCGCAAATATGATTGCTTATACGCACAATTTTACCCGTTTTGCTACTTGGCGGAAGTTCGCCTGCTATGTGGGGACTGCTCCATTTGAGCATCAGTCTGGTACCAGCATAAAAGGAAGAACACGAGTCAGTAGTTTATCCAACAAGCAGCTAAAAAAATTAATCCACATGGTGGCTATATGTGCTTGCGCATATAATCCAGAGATGAAAAGCTATTATAAAAGAAGAGTGAGCGAGGGGAAAAATAAGATGAGTACGCTAAATGTTATACGCAATAAGATCATTTCCAGAATGTTTGCTGTTGTCAATCGCGGCTCGTGCTATGTGGATCTGATGAAATATGCAGCTTAG
- a CDS encoding metallophosphoesterase, with protein MKHLIIGDLHGKDVWDEVDISIYDKVVFVGDYVDHWTLPDRFIYQNLQKIIELKRENFEKVELLLGNHDIQYLHYPHYLCSGFRPNMQRSLSLLFGENRELFKVAYQRENHIISHAGITNKWYREFSNHRIIKGMYDENETVADLVNKVEKTVHRWLLHQAGSSRGGEGAGGITWADRKELIKDMLDGYHQIVGHTVIPKPEFVQETGKSSMFIDVLDTMTYFHKIEI; from the coding sequence ATGAAACACCTTATAATAGGAGACCTTCACGGTAAGGATGTTTGGGATGAAGTGGACATAAGTATTTATGATAAGGTAGTTTTTGTAGGAGATTACGTCGATCACTGGACATTACCGGACAGGTTCATTTATCAAAATCTGCAAAAGATAATTGAACTTAAACGCGAAAACTTTGAAAAGGTCGAATTGCTTCTTGGTAATCATGATATTCAATATCTTCATTACCCGCATTACCTGTGCTCTGGATTTCGTCCCAATATGCAACGCTCACTAAGTTTGTTGTTTGGTGAAAACCGTGAACTCTTCAAAGTTGCTTACCAGCGTGAAAACCATATCATATCCCATGCAGGCATTACCAACAAATGGTACAGAGAATTTAGTAATCACCGGATTATTAAAGGAATGTACGACGAAAACGAGACAGTTGCCGACCTGGTTAACAAAGTTGAAAAAACGGTACACCGCTGGTTGCTACATCAGGCAGGCAGTAGTCGGGGCGGTGAAGGCGCTGGTGGTATCACCTGGGCAGACCGGAAAGAGTTGATCAAAGATATGCTCGATGGTTACCATCAAATTGTTGGTCATACAGTAATTCCTAAGCCGGAATTTGTACAGGAAACAGGTAAGTCATCAATGTTCATCGACGTACTTGATACAATGACTTATTTTCATAAAATAGAGATTTGA
- a CDS encoding site-specific integrase: MFLLKAPKVKKGNLIPIYIRITVNGKRTEWSTGRKCARIDWESNNGRMKGTKEDARSVNSWLDTLNARAFAARQDLYASGKAFGPIHVRKIMQGEELEPPKMLSDIWTYHTDQIAGLIGKDYTVGTLQKYKAAFRILKRFIMIRTQSDDIRLDKIDYRFVKDFDYYLKADYGVKINTAVQIVKKLRTMIKIAIEVGWAKHDPFIAYRAKTVEVFREYLTSDELQQLAEKKLSRKRLHVARDLFLFSCYTGLSYADTAKLTRADIVKGEDGGIWIQTHRVKNNNRVRVPLLSPALRLMNHYKDYPRILDEDFILPKMSNQKANVYLKEITKALGWSKYLTFHCARHTFATTVTLTNGVPIETVGQMLGHKNIRSTQIYARVTDTKVSRDMRKLKKLYQGQPLYLADDFG, translated from the coding sequence ATGTTTTTGCTTAAAGCACCCAAGGTTAAAAAAGGAAACTTAATTCCGATTTATATCAGGATTACGGTGAATGGTAAGCGGACGGAATGGTCCACAGGACGAAAATGTGCACGTATAGATTGGGAAAGCAATAATGGTAGAATGAAAGGCACGAAAGAAGATGCTCGGTCGGTAAATAGCTGGCTGGATACTCTTAATGCAAGAGCATTCGCTGCCAGGCAAGATTTATATGCTTCAGGAAAAGCTTTTGGACCAATTCATGTCCGCAAAATTATGCAGGGTGAAGAATTGGAACCGCCTAAGATGCTTTCCGATATTTGGACTTATCACACAGACCAGATTGCCGGGTTAATCGGAAAGGATTACACCGTGGGTACGCTGCAAAAGTATAAAGCAGCTTTTCGGATATTAAAACGGTTTATTATGATTCGAACCCAATCTGATGATATTCGGCTGGACAAGATCGACTACCGCTTCGTAAAAGATTTTGACTATTATCTTAAAGCGGATTATGGTGTGAAAATCAATACAGCTGTACAGATCGTTAAAAAATTGCGAACAATGATCAAAATCGCAATAGAAGTCGGATGGGCTAAGCATGATCCGTTTATTGCTTATCGTGCCAAAACGGTAGAGGTATTCCGGGAGTATTTGACCAGCGATGAACTTCAGCAACTTGCAGAGAAAAAATTATCCCGTAAGCGTTTGCACGTTGCAAGGGATCTGTTCTTGTTTAGCTGTTATACTGGGTTATCGTATGCTGATACGGCAAAGTTAACAAGGGCGGATATTGTCAAAGGAGAAGATGGCGGTATTTGGATACAGACGCACCGGGTAAAAAATAATAACCGGGTACGTGTCCCGCTTTTAAGTCCTGCGTTAAGATTAATGAATCACTATAAGGATTATCCCCGGATACTGGATGAAGATTTCATTTTGCCTAAAATGAGTAACCAAAAGGCTAATGTTTACTTGAAGGAGATCACCAAGGCGCTGGGTTGGAGTAAATACCTGACCTTTCATTGCGCCCGACATACGTTCGCTACTACGGTTACCTTGACAAATGGTGTTCCCATTGAAACAGTCGGGCAAATGCTAGGCCACAAGAATATCCGTTCTACGCAAATTTATGCGAGGGTGACGGATACCAAAGTCAGCCGCGATATGCGGAAGCTCAAGAAGCTATATCAAGGCCAGCCGCTTTATTTAGCTGATGACTTTGGATAG
- a CDS encoding helix-turn-helix domain-containing protein: MSPDELVTKRDLEKFRQELFEFLKPLKESQGLQQQQWLRSKDVRKLLNISTGTLQNLRIKGILRYRKAGSIFFYKAEDIDKMLANPEKKSSRRKP, translated from the coding sequence ATGAGTCCTGACGAATTAGTTACAAAAAGAGACCTGGAGAAATTTAGGCAAGAATTATTCGAGTTTCTCAAACCGCTTAAAGAATCACAAGGATTGCAGCAACAGCAATGGTTACGAAGCAAGGATGTAAGAAAGCTGCTTAATATTTCAACCGGCACGTTACAAAACCTGCGGATAAAAGGGATACTTCGTTACCGCAAGGCGGGCAGTATCTTCTTTTATAAAGCTGAGGATATTGATAAAATGTTAGCCAACCCTGAAAAAAAAAGTTCGAGGAGGAAACCTTAG
- a CDS encoding HEPN domain-containing protein, translating into MENKTVKLSNLQCKELDEVITSLVAKYKTDYIFCFGCLNDTKTATGCFAEDIKVSDTHYFLLMITTEITRIEHEVQDYVNTNFENGTITIIVHGMETVTNAIAQGSRFFTTVCRDGLQLYSASGLRLNIEYPNLNPATTFTKAQKHFYHRFEMAWGFQESASTSHDNGMYNNCVFELHQSIEQACIAVIRVYMAYRSDMHNLARLLNICKCFSDGQIDLFPRRTEEDKRLFQILVKSYSDARYKDTYQVSDSDAEDLCLRVCEFCELIKRLCNEKLAAYRKEAEEAGKEIEEYLPIYPEYIFK; encoded by the coding sequence ATGGAAAACAAAACTGTCAAACTCTCAAACTTGCAATGCAAAGAACTTGACGAGGTTATCACTTCGCTGGTCGCAAAATACAAAACTGATTATATCTTTTGTTTTGGTTGTCTTAACGATACTAAAACAGCAACTGGTTGTTTCGCCGAAGATATTAAAGTAAGCGATACTCATTATTTTCTACTCATGATTACTACGGAAATCACCCGTATAGAGCATGAGGTGCAGGACTACGTGAACACCAATTTTGAAAACGGTACGATTACGATAATAGTACATGGTATGGAAACCGTTACCAATGCCATAGCACAGGGCAGCCGTTTCTTTACCACGGTTTGCCGCGACGGATTGCAGCTTTATTCTGCAAGCGGCTTACGGTTAAATATAGAATACCCTAATCTCAATCCCGCTACCACCTTTACCAAAGCGCAAAAGCACTTTTATCACCGGTTTGAAATGGCCTGGGGCTTTCAGGAATCGGCAAGCACTTCGCATGATAATGGAATGTATAACAATTGTGTATTTGAGTTACACCAGAGTATTGAACAGGCCTGTATAGCGGTAATAAGGGTTTACATGGCCTACCGTTCCGACATGCACAACCTCGCGCGACTATTGAATATATGCAAATGTTTTTCTGATGGGCAAATTGATTTATTTCCGAGAAGAACCGAGGAAGATAAACGCCTTTTTCAGATACTGGTCAAAAGCTATTCCGATGCAAGATATAAAGACACCTACCAGGTTTCCGATAGCGACGCCGAGGACCTTTGTTTACGGGTCTGTGAATTTTGCGAACTCATCAAAAGGCTTTGCAACGAGAAATTAGCAGCGTATCGGAAGGAAGCAGAAGAGGCAGGTAAAGAAATAGAAGAATACCTGCCGATCTACCCTGAATACATCTTCAAATAA
- a CDS encoding helix-turn-helix domain-containing protein encodes MAEPTLHIGRKISKIRELKGIKQETLAAELGISQQAVSKIEQSAEVEDAALEKIAKILGVTADAVKNFTEEAVVNYFNNFNDSSVNHGPFGNYHCTFNPLDKLIELVEENKKLYERLLQAEKEKNDLLKNK; translated from the coding sequence ATGGCAGAACCAACCTTACATATCGGCAGAAAAATCAGTAAGATTCGGGAATTGAAAGGAATAAAGCAGGAAACTTTGGCTGCCGAATTAGGCATAAGCCAACAAGCTGTATCAAAAATTGAGCAAAGCGCTGAAGTTGAAGATGCAGCTTTGGAAAAAATTGCGAAAATCTTGGGCGTTACAGCAGATGCAGTTAAAAATTTTACAGAAGAAGCTGTGGTAAATTATTTCAATAATTTTAACGATAGCAGCGTTAACCACGGTCCATTTGGAAATTATCACTGTACATTTAATCCATTAGATAAGCTTATTGAATTAGTTGAGGAAAATAAAAAGCTGTACGAGCGTTTACTCCAGGCCGAAAAAGAAAAGAACGACCTTCTCAAAAACAAATAA
- a CDS encoding relaxase/mobilization nuclease domain-containing protein, which yields MMGKPITGRSFGGCIRYVVDKQQAKILAAAGVRMQNASTLAHDFNLQRKMRPELGKAVGHLVLSWSKEDLANLSDDIMVERAKEYMEKVGIRDTQFVVVRHSDRDHPHLHLIYNRVDNNGKTISDKNNFAKNVKACKEITLKYGYHLGEGKEQVNRQALKGKEKTRYELYDAIKAAMKTATTWKELEAALAKQGTKIAYKFRSGTSEVQGVSFEKGDVKMKGSAIDRSLSYAQIDASLTRNQQVEQYHAARQANEPSLASQLREAIRQSVQAEYRHSPDGGKGLLQILLEPQFVAAAPDPMGDADIARRKRKKHEAEHSQSQGVSR from the coding sequence ATGATGGGTAAGCCAATTACGGGAAGAAGCTTTGGCGGCTGTATACGCTATGTGGTGGATAAGCAGCAAGCTAAGATACTGGCAGCGGCAGGTGTACGGATGCAGAATGCAAGTACTTTGGCGCACGACTTTAACCTGCAACGAAAGATGCGGCCGGAATTGGGTAAAGCAGTCGGTCACCTGGTACTTAGTTGGAGCAAGGAAGATTTAGCCAACCTAAGTGATGACATCATGGTAGAACGGGCTAAGGAGTACATGGAAAAAGTGGGTATCCGTGACACGCAATTTGTAGTGGTACGGCACAGCGATCGGGATCACCCGCATCTGCACCTGATCTATAACCGGGTTGATAACAATGGCAAAACGATTAGTGATAAAAACAACTTCGCTAAAAATGTGAAAGCCTGTAAGGAAATCACCTTGAAGTATGGCTACCATTTGGGCGAAGGCAAGGAACAGGTAAACCGCCAAGCCTTGAAAGGCAAAGAGAAGACCAGGTATGAACTTTATGATGCAATTAAGGCCGCAATGAAAACGGCAACCACCTGGAAAGAATTGGAAGCGGCACTGGCAAAACAAGGCACTAAGATCGCTTATAAATTTCGTAGCGGTACCAGCGAGGTACAAGGGGTTTCTTTTGAAAAGGGCGACGTTAAAATGAAAGGCTCTGCCATTGACCGCAGTTTAAGCTATGCCCAAATAGATGCTAGTTTAACCCGTAACCAACAGGTAGAACAATACCACGCAGCAAGACAAGCCAATGAGCCGTCACTGGCCAGCCAGTTACGAGAGGCTATTCGGCAAAGCGTACAAGCGGAGTACCGCCATAGTCCTGATGGCGGTAAAGGCTTGCTGCAAATTCTATTGGAGCCGCAATTTGTGGCAGCGGCCCCAGACCCAATGGGTGATGCGGATATAGCCCGCAGAAAACGAAAGAAACATGAAGCGGAACATTCGCAATCACAGGGGGTAAGCAGGTAG
- a CDS encoding MobC family plasmid mobilization relaxosome protein: protein MTAIAENNKLPKRRTPGRPKKTIRRSDLLMVRLTPTERTLIEGRAKKAGLKPSEWFRRAAKSAKVFPRFTTEESGWFRMLAGLANNLNQLTHLAHVAGLFSLALKCQAMLRQIEELLTKISSHDG, encoded by the coding sequence ATGACAGCAATTGCTGAAAACAACAAATTACCAAAGCGGCGGACACCGGGAAGGCCAAAGAAAACGATCCGGCGGAGCGACCTTTTGATGGTGAGGTTAACCCCTACCGAAAGGACCTTGATTGAAGGCAGGGCGAAAAAGGCCGGACTGAAACCGAGCGAATGGTTCCGTAGGGCTGCTAAAAGCGCTAAGGTTTTTCCACGCTTTACTACAGAAGAAAGCGGCTGGTTCAGGATGTTGGCAGGGCTGGCTAATAACTTAAACCAATTGACACATCTGGCACACGTAGCAGGACTATTCTCCCTGGCTTTAAAATGCCAGGCTATGCTGAGGCAGATCGAAGAATTATTAACTAAAATTAGTAGCCATGATGGGTAA
- a CDS encoding helix-turn-helix domain-containing protein — translation MNVELITREDLRDFKNELLNELKQIIQPGQGQSKKWLKSSEVKKMLNISPGTLQNLRINGTLRFTKIGSIMYYKLEDLNKVLEGNGK, via the coding sequence ATGAATGTGGAATTAATCACCCGTGAGGACCTACGGGATTTTAAAAATGAATTGCTCAATGAACTTAAACAGATCATCCAGCCAGGGCAAGGACAATCAAAGAAATGGCTGAAAAGCAGCGAGGTCAAGAAGATGCTAAATATATCACCCGGCACCTTACAGAACCTGCGCATCAACGGTACCCTGCGCTTTACTAAAATAGGCAGTATCATGTATTATAAATTGGAAGACCTTAACAAGGTTTTGGAGGGGAACGGAAAATGA